A stretch of Arthrobacter sp. NEB 688 DNA encodes these proteins:
- a CDS encoding homoserine dehydrogenase, with the protein MAHEPGAPLRVALLGCGVVGSSVARMLVEQADDLAARVGAPLELVGIAVRRPQRPRPDVPVDPALFTADAEELVTRADVVIEVVGGIDPARGLILRAMEHGAAVVSANKALVAEDGPTLFEAAARAGVDLYYEAAVAGAIPILRPVRESLAGDHVRKVMGIVNGTTNFVLDKMDVSGAGFAETVAEAQALGYAEADPTADVEGFDAAAKAAILASLAFHTRVSSADVHREGITEVTAADIRAARENDCVVKLLAICERVQADGHDAVSVRVHPAMVPRSHPLASVRDAFNAVFVEAEAAGELMFYGRGAGGDPTASAVLGDVVAVARQRVAGGRGPGESAYADLPVVDLGRAVTRYHISLDVADRPGVLAQVAAVFAEQGVSIETVRQQVVPDEAGRARLIVVTHRASDAALSATVDALAALEAVDDVASVMRVEGA; encoded by the coding sequence ATGGCCCACGAACCCGGCGCACCCCTGCGCGTCGCCCTGCTCGGGTGCGGCGTCGTGGGCTCGTCCGTGGCCCGGATGCTCGTCGAGCAGGCCGACGACCTCGCCGCCCGTGTCGGCGCCCCGCTCGAGCTCGTCGGCATCGCCGTGCGCCGCCCGCAGCGCCCGCGCCCCGACGTCCCGGTCGACCCCGCGCTCTTCACCGCCGACGCCGAGGAGCTCGTGACCCGGGCCGACGTCGTCATCGAGGTCGTCGGCGGCATCGACCCGGCGCGCGGGCTCATCCTGCGCGCGATGGAGCACGGCGCCGCCGTCGTCTCCGCGAACAAGGCGCTCGTCGCCGAGGACGGTCCGACCCTGTTCGAGGCCGCGGCCCGGGCCGGGGTCGACCTGTACTACGAGGCCGCCGTCGCCGGGGCCATCCCGATCCTGCGACCGGTGCGCGAGTCCCTCGCCGGCGACCACGTGCGCAAGGTCATGGGCATCGTCAACGGCACGACGAACTTCGTCCTCGACAAGATGGACGTCTCGGGGGCCGGCTTCGCCGAGACCGTCGCCGAGGCGCAGGCGCTCGGGTACGCCGAGGCCGACCCGACCGCCGACGTCGAGGGCTTCGACGCCGCCGCGAAGGCCGCGATCCTCGCCAGCCTCGCCTTCCACACGCGCGTGTCGTCGGCCGACGTGCACCGCGAGGGCATCACCGAGGTCACGGCCGCCGACATCCGGGCCGCGCGCGAGAACGACTGCGTCGTCAAGCTGCTCGCCATCTGCGAGCGGGTGCAGGCCGACGGCCACGACGCCGTGAGCGTGCGCGTGCACCCCGCGATGGTCCCGCGCTCGCACCCGCTGGCCAGCGTCCGCGACGCCTTCAACGCCGTGTTCGTCGAGGCGGAGGCCGCCGGCGAGCTGATGTTCTACGGCCGCGGCGCCGGGGGCGACCCCACCGCCTCGGCCGTCCTCGGCGACGTCGTCGCCGTCGCGCGCCAGCGGGTCGCCGGCGGCCGCGGACCGGGGGAGTCGGCCTACGCCGACCTGCCGGTCGTCGACCTCGGGCGCGCCGTCACGAGGTACCACATCAGCCTCGACGTGGCCGACCGCCCGGGCGTGCTCGCCCAGGTCGCCGCCGTCTTCGCCGAGCAGGGCGTCTCGATCGAGACCGTCCGCCAGCAGGTCGTCCCCGACGAGGCCGGCCGCGCCCGGCTCATCGTCGTCACCCACCGCGCGAGCGACGCCGCGCTGTCCGCCACCGTCGACGCCCTCGCCGCCCTCGAGGCGGTCGACGACGTCGCGTCCGTCATGCGTGTGGAAGGAGCCTGA